The Tripterygium wilfordii isolate XIE 37 chromosome 5, ASM1340144v1, whole genome shotgun sequence genome window below encodes:
- the LOC119998521 gene encoding uncharacterized protein LOC119998521, protein MAKLLHPITISTTITLKRSVLSPKTELIHHLPSEAEPHMGFGGLQPGVPSIPAPTFADLQALQPSKLQPPADQLSRRQLQVLEVGSWKQGLLTTLRVNHLNFEGFGDFNLNKSQWKVKEARDKKLCFHSLNQEKVHQPVKGILHLMLISQITNHPFPNLEELKLILVLLNGILGFGSLYGNIPLINEMKLGELISKWVRINLSWQSTEGLNQGHKTTAFHFERRGI, encoded by the exons ATGGCCAAACTCCTCCATCCAATCACCATATCGACAACCATCACCCTCAAAAGAAGTGTCCTATCCCCCAAAACAGAACTCATCCATCACTTGCCGTCAGAGGCGGAGCCACATATGGGCTTTGGTGGATTGCAGCCCGG CGTGCCCTCCATTCCAGCTCCAACTTTTGCAGACTTGCAGGCCCTCCAGCCATCCAAGCTCCAGCCTCCAGCGGACCAGCTCAGCAGGCGACAGCTACAAGTCTTGGAAGTCGGAAGTTGGAAGCAAGGCTTGTTGACGACATTGAGAGTGAatcatttgaattttgaag GTTTTGGGGATTTCAATTTGAATAAGTCACAATGGAAAGTCAAGGAAGCAAGAGATAAAAAACTTTGTTTTCATTCTTTAAACCAAGAGAAAGTGCATCAACCAGTGAAGGGCATTCTCCATCTAATGTTGATATCTCAAATCACCAACCACCCCTTTCCAAATCTCGAAGAGTTGAAATTGATCTTAGTACTCTTGAACGGGATCCTGGGATTCGGATCCCTATATGGCAACATCCCGTTAATCAACGAGATGAAATTAGGAGAGCTTATATCAAAATGGGTCCGTATCAACCTAAGTTGGCAGAGTACCGAAGGACTAAATCAGGGTCACAAAACC ACTGCTTTTCACTTTGAGAGAAGAGGGATTTGA
- the LOC119998522 gene encoding uncharacterized protein LOC119998522, translated as MNASYKRATGRSGQQKDSMTVCQHYHFDVFNSTIDFQHEELNSKFSDRAVELLILSSALEPKDNFKSFKVDDICKLAEKFYPEDFSEQEMHYLRCQLNHYKIDVLHHKSFQNMSTMTELCRGLVETKRAFSAMKHVKTALRNKMEEEFLADSMMIYIERELVEDINSDSIIDEFYSTKHRRLQLK; from the exons ATGAATGCTTCATACAAAAGAGCTACAGGTCGTTCAGGCCAACAAAAAGACTCGATGACAGTTTGCCAACACTATCATTTTGATGTGTTTAATTCAACAATAGATTTTCAGCATGAAGAGTTGAATTCCAAATTTAGTGATAGAGCAGTGGAACTCCTTATACTTAGCTCTGCTTTAGAGCCGAAGGACAATTTTAAATCATTCAAAGTTGATGATATTTGCAAGCTTGCTGAGAAATTTTATCCAGAAGATTTCAGTGAGCAGGAAATGCATTATTTGAGATGTCAGCTTAATCATTATAAAATTGATGTGCTCCATCATAAGAGCTTTCAAAATATGTCTACCATGACTGAATTGTGTCGCGGATTAGTTGAAACAA AACGAGCATTTTCAGCTATGAAACATGTTAAAACTGCTCTTCGCAATAAAATGGAAGAGGAGTTTTTAGCAGATTCTATGATGATTTACATCGAACGAGAGCTTGTTGAAGATATCAATTCAGATTCGATAATAGACGAATTCTATTCTACAAAGCATCGAAGGCTGCAGCTTAAATAG